The Equus przewalskii isolate Varuska unplaced genomic scaffold, EquPr2 contig_12299, whole genome shotgun sequence region CGAAATTTTCAAAACTTCTTAATTCTTACAATGCAACTTTGTGACCTATTTAATtgcaaaagaagaataaagcattCTTGGAAAAAGGAATTTTGGGTATTTATtctccaatttctctttctgtacttTGTAATTTTCTGGCACATCTTGTctgattctcttttcttcttcttcctccggAAGGAAAGGTCTACCACCTGTTTTTTGCTGCTTTATTTGGACAAAAAGTCATTGTTATTATAATCTTAAGTAATCATTGACATTGAGAGCCTTGTTTTTACTGTTTTGCTGTGTGAAGCTTTTGGGTATCATATTTTATGTAAGTTTTTGAGGAATGGATGATAGGGTTTTGTACACCATAATAGTTAAGAGCATAGTGTTTGAGTTAGACAGTCTTGAGTTCAAATCTTAGCTTTGCCATTTATAATGTGAACTCTGGCAAAATATGGCCTCCTTAAGTTTCAGTTATTGGGCAATGATGGAGATATTTTCAAGGTCAAATAAAATATTGTGTATAAGCTCTTAGACAACTAAATGCTtgcaaatgttagttattatgaacaatttttattactgggatttttaaaattgtagtagAACTGCTCACCTGGCTTAGAGTATCaagctaataattttttttttaactttagaaagCATTATACATACTTTCTCTGTGCCTACTGAGAACACTCTGAGAGCAACTGACCTTCTGGGAATTCTTGGGGCTAAAATGGTCTCCAATCTCCTTGGCTACtcttgaatctctctctctcttgttctctgaTCTATATTGGTCCTGTACCTCCAAAGACTTGGTGGTGATCAAATTCTAGGTCTTATTTCCCTGACAAGACCTGTGTGAGGagtcaaaatgttattttattatgaaagtgaGATCAACATAGCAAGCAAGCAGAATATGTAAAGACTTTAAATACAGGCAGATATTTGTTCAGAAGTGGTATAGGCTGTGTTTTTTGTCTCCTACTAATGACATACCACACCACAGTggttacatttgttacaattggtgaacttacattgacacatcattattgcccaaagtccatagtttacatgagggttcactcttgatgttatATCTTCAATGAATTTGAACATAGGTATAATGACATGAATGCAGCACTGTAGTATCACACGGAATAGTGTCACCGCCCTAGAAATCCtttgtgctctgcctgttcatccctctcaTCACCCCAATTCCttatcttttcattgtctccaaAATATCGTATATTTGGAATTTCGCAGTGTCTGGCGTTTCAGAttcacttctttcacttaataataagCATTTAGGTTTCTCCCATATATTTCATAGCCAGATAGCTCATTTActtttagtgctgagtaatatttcattgtctggagttatttatccattctccttgTAAAGAACATGTTGGTTCTttaagttttggcagttatgcaTGAAACTGCTACAAACTTCCACGTGCGTGTTTTTCTTGGACAAAAGTTTTCAGGTCATTTGGGTAAATTCCAATAAGTGTGATTCCTGGATTACATGGTAAGAACATAtctggttttgtaagaaacttccaGACGATCAtccaaagtggctgtaacatttttcattcccatcaaAAATTGGTGAGGGTCCCTGGTTCTCCACATCTTCGCCAGAATTTGATGTGgccagtgttttggattttggttcTTCTAATAGGCGTGTAATAGTATCTCccctttattttaatttgcattttacttataaaatatgatgttgaacattttttaatatgttcacTTGCCATCTTTATAACTTCTTGGTGAGGTGTCTCTTCaggttttgcccattttctaatttcttagttttctttttttcaaaaccactttattgagtaatgattgacatacaaaaagctgtctGTATTGAATGTATATAACTTGATGAATTTGGAGATAAGTAGTATACATCCATGaaaacatcaccacaatctatgtcATAAACCTATTAAAAGATCTCCACAAGTTTCCTCCAGccctcttttttattattattctttgtgtgtgataagaacacaACATAATATCTACTCAATTAGCAAATTTTAAGATATACaaaacagtattgttaactatagacaATGTACTGTAGAGTAGGTCTCTAGGACTTACTGATCTTGTATAACCAAGACTTTGCACCCTTTGACTAATGTCTCCTCATTTCCCCATCTTCCCAGCCAGCCCTTGGTAATTAACATTTCACTCTCTGCTTCCAAgcatttgattattttagattcaTCGTATAACTGGTatcatttagtatttatttttctgtgtctggcttatttcacttagcacaatgccctcaagattcatccatgctgttgcaaatgacaggacttccttcttttttaagactgaataatattccataataagtatatacctcattttctttatccgttcatccaccAGTTGACATTCAGGTTGCTCCTATTtcttggatattgtaaataaggctgcaatgatCATGGGAGTGCCGATATACATTTGAGATCCTGAtctcaattcctttggatatatacccagaagtgggattgctgaatcacatggtgcatctattttaattttttatggaaCTCTATGGTATTTTCTATAGTGTCTGcagcagtttacattcccatcacagtggacaagggttccaatttctgcacatccttgccaacacttattatctttatttttttgatgtagTATTTCTAATACATATGACATGACATTTCATTGTCGGTTATGatgtatgattatttttatacattgttggattatatttgctaatattttgtagaGGTTTTTTGAGTTtatgttcatgagaaatattatTCTCTAGctgtcttttcttgtaatatctttatctggttttCATATTAGGATAATAAtgaccttgtagaatgagttaagaaggaatcactctgcttctattttctggaggaCATTGTGAAGAATTGGTGTAATATCTATATTAAATGTCTGGTATAATCCTGGACGGTGAACTTCACCTGTGCTTCACATGTGCTGTCCTCTTAAGTGGGACAGGATGCTAGAATTGTGCATTTCCGTTCCCCCAGAGCCTTCTGAAAAGACTCCAGCTGGTaaggctctggtaaaatagttcCTCCTGAGGGCAGCAttgttaagaacagaatgctccAGTGTATTGTTAACggttcctttctcctcttcctgataGAGGATATTTTTCTCCAACATTCACCATGTGGACTTGGTAGAGAATCTAGAGGTAAAACTCAAAAAAGTGTCACGGCCCCTGCTGACTGAGTCTACCTGgagtttttctttctgccttttctatTTAGCCTCGAGCAgttcatcaattacagttcaggttttctcATCCCAGTCCTGATTCCTGCTGTGCTTTCTGCTTTTGGGTAatttgtgattctctgtatccacctgtctgtctctccattttGGGGATCAGTAGTTTGTCTTGTGACCTCACTCTTCTGACTGATGTAAGAAGATTTGTTGATCTTTCAGCTTGCTCAACTTTcgacttgttgttaggatggagttgcgacttctaagctccttacagGCTGGGCCAGAAACTAGAAGTCCCTCTACATCCCATTTTAAAAGATCTTCTGCTCTTGCACCatgtaaagacacagagagaaagtggCTGTAAATGCAAACCAAATTCCTTACTAAATCTGTACTGCCCAGCAGGATTTGGTTCCTGTCCGTCTCTTCAACCTCAGTTTGTACTGTCTTGTCCATTTCCTACTCCCCTTTAAACACAAGACCTTTCATTGTCTCAAACTTTCCAAATTGCTTTCAAAGTTGGACCTTAACATATAAATCAGTTTCCCACAATCTTTCTCATCCTTTGgatttcagcttaaatgtcaccttttaAAAGTCTTCTCTGATTACCTTATCCAGAGTTACAATTTATACATGATCCAGGTTATAATCAGTGTATTAAGATGTTACTCCTAATTTGGAGATTAAATTTTTACATATACGACCCCACCCCTATAGGCAGAAAAATTGAGTattagataaaaggaaagaaaatcttgcTATGGCAAGGTGGGGAAATAAATGACAGATTCATCTTCATTGGAGCAAAATGACAGGGCTGATATTTTATTCTTGACTGGCAATTGTTCCATAATGGTTctaaggctatttttttttttcccttgttacATCTTCCTTGCCCTAGCTATGTGATTGGtctagcagattttttttttttaatataaatgttcttttaaaattttgtgaaaaaccCCTGTGAATTTAATTAGGCAACAGTCTTGGACACTTTCCAATTGTAGGACTCCATGGTGTTGTCAGAAGGTGTAAAATCGTCATCATCTTTGCCTGTATTGTGTAGAAAATGCTATCCTGTTAAGAGCTAATATAGCTACTTCAGAAGATGCTTTGTTGGGCTTAAAGCAGAATATAAAAAGGCACAAGAGATTCCTCTCCAGATCTCAAGAACAACTATTTAGCCATACCAACACAATAGAATGAGATAGACCAAACATCTGAATGGTAGTTATTCTTTATTGATGTTTCTAGaaaagaaattactaaaaaaaatttcctggTAAAATGGCTAGTTGCTACCTTTTTTGTGTAGACATGCAATTTGTTTGCATATTTGATAGATTGTACTAATgtggaacattttaatttttctgtttgcaCCGTGGAATTCCTTTGAAATGGAGCTACAAGGCAAGTAGTAATTttctaaagcatttaaaaaattccatgagGAAAATGGACAGACTATAGCCATAGGATATTAAGTATAGTCTCAAGGAATAATGCAGCCTTTTGACCTCCATGGGTATAGTGGATGGAAGAGGGTTTTCCAGTTCGTTATAAGTGAGATTAAAAGTCCTCCACATTGTCAACAACATTAAAAAAGTTAAGACTTTAACAGTTAATAGTAGAAACAAGTCTATACGGTTGTATGAATTTCTTTATTATGTAGGAAATTCTATCACTTGAGTTTATAATAACTGAAAAGTTTACAAAATTTCTGCTGGTAGTACAGGGACTTTGAAGTCAGTCAGCTTAGATGCCAACTCAAatgttgttatttaaaaatatataactttggaaaaattaattctatattctgagcctgttttttcacctgtaaaattgggataacaATACTTGttactgtaaagattaaatgtaatacattaattataatgatatatctgtatgtatatgcGTATGTATTCCCAAAGATGCATGATATATACactttgaataaattaaaactgTTTCTGCACGCATTTCAATGATATGGTTTATTTAAAACCCAGTACAAGAAAGCTTTTTGAATTTCACGGTATGTAAATTAAGTCTCTGTGGTAGGAGAAAGAAATTTACAATCAAATGCAATAGTCAACTAGCCAAAGGGAGACTTCCTCAAGAGAAGCTCAGTATCATTGAGAAATAAGTGGCACAAAATTAAAGGGATTTATATGATACttgttacaaatatatttaaatttaaaatgaggtcAGCAGCTGTCTTGTAACCTCAAGAAGTAAACTTATCTGAAAAAGTAGGAGTCTGATGGTGAAAAGGTGATTCCTCAGTCACCACCACCATTTCTGACTTCTGATGATATGACCCCTGATGTAGACCATGAGCCTCAATGAGTAAGTGAACACTCTGTGATACTGGAAGTCTGCCTTATCTGAAAGGCATGACATAatgtaaatattctataaatacttgtcaattgaatgaataagtaaagatTACACTTACAATACATCTTTCCATGTTTCCCATTATTTTAAAGGTACATGGCTTCTGATCTCTGAAATTAGCTTGTGCAAAAAATTAGATGCAACTAAAGACACAGAAATGCATTTTGGATAGTTGAAAAAGAGTATAAAGACTTGAGCAGAATGAACACAGAGAATTCTAAGATAAATATGGGAAAGTAGGCTCATTCCAAGTCATCTGGTATCTTATAGGTCAAGGTAGAGAGATTGGATTTTATTATGTGATAGGAATCCACTCTAGGGGTTTGGCCAGCAGAGCGATATGAtctgaatatatttaaagaggATTATTTGGTCTGCTTCATGAAAATAGATCACTGAGGGctagagaaaaagcagacagaacTTGCAGGAGGCTATTGCACTAAACCAGGAAGGTAATGAGTGTAGTGGCAATGATCAAatttgcaatatatttaaaaggGAGAGTCAACAGGACTTATTAAAGTATTATTAAGTAATGTAAGAGGAATAAAAGAGTAGAGGACATTGTCAGATATTTGGTCTGAACAATAACCTGTAAGGTGGTAGCACTTAATTGGAAAGGAAACACCTAGGGAGAAATAagtttattgtgaaaaattaaatatttcattttataaatactaAATTGATATCAAATAGAGATGATTAGGCAGTTGCATATACTATTTGAAATTaggagagagatggggcagaAGGCACATAATTTTAGAGTGCTTTAGCATTTATAgttcaggaaaaggagaaagatccAAATAAAGACACTAATAAGGAGGTTTCAGTGAATTGGTAGAATATCTAGGCCAGTGATTATTAAGGGTCACACTGTGTCAGATTATCATCTATTGAGTCCTCCcataattcatatgttgaactgCTAAcctccagtatctcagaatgtgaccctatttggggATAGGGtatttacagaggtaatcaagttaaaaaaagatcATTAGAGTAGGCCATAATCCAATATCATGGATGTCTTTATTAGAAAGGGAAATTTGGATCAGACACACATACAGTGAGAACATCATGTGAACATAAATACATTTATCTACAGGCCAAGGAAAGAAGTTTGGAACAGCTTCTTCCCTCACAGTGTTCAGAAGGAATCGACACTGTCATCACCTACATTTTGAATTTCAGAACTGTGATGTGAcgaatttctgttctttaagccacccagtttgtacTAAATAGTTACAGCAGCTCTAGCAAACCAATACAGCTTTTGGTACTGAGAAGTGGGGTGAGTTCTgtaataaatgccaaaaaatgtGAACATGGCTTTGGGATTGGGTGTTGGGTAGATGCTGGAAGAGTCTGAGAGTGACttatagaaaaaaacaagattgccTTGAAGagactgttggtagaaatatggacattaaaaggTGCTTCTGATGAGAGCTcagaaaagaatgagaagcaCTGTAGGCAGATAGAAAACATCTATCATCGTGGAGAATACATATGTCATCATAAACAAATTTTGTAAGAAGCAAAAATGCTAATATGCTTCTGGTTGGGGTCTCAAATGAAAATAAGGAAcgtgttattggaaactggaggaaaggtgatcCTTGTTCTAAAGCGGCAGCCTTAGCAACTAATACAGTGACTTTGATCTATAGGCTTCCATTCATAATTTGTTCTACTTACTTTGAATATGTAAATTATCTTAAAAGTAATATGTAAATTATCTTAAGTGAGTCACAGTTTTGTGACTTTATACGTTGTGTATCTTTTTATGGAATTCCTTTCCAATCCTCTCTTGTTCTTTCATGTCACCTTTAAATCTCAGTTAAAGCATTGCTTCCTCTGGGAAGAATACTCAGATCTTACTTTGATTTGGATGTTCCTCAGCATAACATGTGTATATGATACTTATTAAATTGTTCTTTAATTGTCTGATCCCATCATTATATATCAGATCACTGAGAGTAGAGAATCATATCTTATTCCACGTGATAATACCAATGTCTATTTTGACACAGATGCTTTATTGGTATTTTTTGATtgatgactaaataaataaaggttaaatttataatacttttagatgtttttccttgttttgtaGATAAACTGCTTCCAATATCTGAAATCTGCACCTATAAAGACTAGATGGAACCAAGGAACAATGTGACTTACTTTGTCCTCATGGGCCTCACACAGAATCCAAAGGAGCAGAAAGtcctttttgttatgtttttgctCGTCTACATTTTGACCATGGTGGGAAACATGCTCATTGTTGTGACTATTACTGTCAGTAAGACCCTGGACTCCCCGATGTACTTCTTTCTTGCTAGCCTTTCATTTATGGATGTCATttattcttcttctatttctcccaAACTGATTTCAAACTTGTTGTTTGGGGAAAATACCATATCCTTCAAGTTTTGTATGGCCCAGCTGTTTACAGGGCACTTTTTTGGTGGATCAGAGGTCTTTCTTCTGTtggtgatggcctatgaccgctacgtggccatctgtaagccctTGCATTATTTGGTTATCATGAGGCAATGGGTGTGTGTTGTGCTGCTGGTAGTGTCCTGGGTTGGAGGTTTTCTGCACTCAGTAATTCAACTTAGTACTATTTATGGGCTCCCATTCTGTGGCCCCAATGTCATTGATCACTTTATCTGTGACATGTACCCCTTATTGAGACTCATCTGTAGTGACACCTATGTTATCGGCCTCTTAGTGGTGGCCAATGGAGGACTGATCTGCACTATTGTGTTTCTGCTCTTACTCATCTCTTATGGTGTCATCTTGTACTCTCTAAAGAACCTTAGTCAGGAAGGGAGGTGGAAAGCCCTCCAGACCTGTGGTTCCCACATCACTGTGGTTGTCTTCTTCTTTGTTCCCTGTATTTTCATGTATGCAAGACCTGCAGAGACCTTCCCCATTGACAAATCATTGAGTGTGTTTTATACAGTAATAACCCCCATGCTGAATCCACTAATCTACACTCTGAGAAATTCAGAGATGACAAATGCtatgaaaaagctctggagagGAAAAGTCATATCTGGCAGTAAATAAGTTCAACATTCACCATGAAGAGCGTTATTTGATATTAAGACCAATCTCCTTGCATTCTGGCAGTAAATAAGTTCAACATTCACCATGAAGAGCGTTATTTGATATTAAGACCAATCTCCTTGCATTAGAATTCTTCTTAAATCTGatgcaaacttttttctttatccataggATTTATGATTATTATAATTAAAGAATGAACAATGTGTTTTTgctattgataagagtttctctgctagaatgtaagctctataaTGTCTTGTTTATCACTGTAGCTAGAAAAGTGAAATGCACGTGTGGTAGGAggtcaataaataatatttaatgaattagTGAAATGTCTATAGAGTTACactgatttttaattaatttcttcacttatttttattattttttctcattcttagttTTAGTTTTAGTCAGATTCTTGTCCTTTATCTGTCTTCTTTTAATgtattagttaaaatatttagtgCTATATAGATTATCTTTTTATTCAATTTCATTTGCattacaaatgaaatttttagtgtcatgcatttacttttttaaataaaaaattgaaagtataagagaaaataataaatattaaaaagaaaatccacacaGAATGGTAAAAGTGTAGAGTAAACCTCCTACCCATCCATCACCAAGGTCTCccagttcttctttaaatgcagTCACTGCACTCTGTTTCTAAGATTCTTCAAGTAATAATCTTTGCCATAAATCATATCATAAAATCCTATTATTTTGAAGGCAGCTTTTTATTGGTTGGACATTAGTTTGGTTGCTGTATATCTTTGACTAGTTTCTCAAGCTCCTATAAAGTTATTTTAGTCAGTTtagttgttttgtgtttttctttgtggtaTCTAGGGCCTGCAATATCCTCATCTGCCATCTTTCTCTGGAGGCAACTTATTCAGGCCTTTCTTGGGAAGTATCCTTCACAGCTAAAGTTATGGGAATCATGCAATGATCAAATTTTGATAAATCATGCAAAGCAAGCACACTgcaattacaaaacaaaa contains the following coding sequences:
- the LOC139081273 gene encoding olfactory receptor 4A47, with the protein product MEPRNNVTYFVLMGLTQNPKEQKVLFVMFLLVYILTMVGNMLIVVTITVSKTLDSPMYFFLASLSFMDVIYSSSISPKLISNLLFGENTISFKFCMAQLFTGHFFGGSEVFLLLVMAYDRYVAICKPLHYLVIMRQWVCVVLLVVSWVGGFLHSVIQLSTIYGLPFCGPNVIDHFICDMYPLLRLICSDTYVIGLLVVANGGLICTIVFLLLLISYGVILYSLKNLSQEGRWKALQTCGSHITVVVFFFVPCIFMYARPAETFPIDKSLSVFYTVITPMLNPLIYTLRNSEMTNAMKKLWRGKVISGSK